In Gemmatimonadales bacterium, the DNA window CGGCGTAGTGGGTCAACGAGCCATCGGGTTCGAGAGCACGCGCCCGGTCGGCGGCGACCTTGGCTCGGTTGCCAATCGCGGGGTCCGGCGTTCCGTTGAAGTAGAGGTTGGACAGTGTGGAACTGAGGATCGCCCACGCTTCGGTAAAGGTGGAGTCGAGCGCGACCGCTTGTTCGTAATACCCGGCGGCCTGGGTGAGTGTGGCTGGATCGTTGCTGGTCAGCGCCTTCCCTCGGAGGAAGACCTCCCAGGCCCGATGTTCTGCGTTGGCCGCGTGGCGAGCTGTTCTTCTTCGTGAGAGCCAAGCGCAACACCGAGCGCACCGGCGACCTGCGTCGCGATCCCAGCCTGGACGCCGAGGACATCGCTCATATCGGCGTCGAAGGTCTGTTGCCAGATGCCGGCGCCGGTCTTCACGTTGATGAGCTCGGGGACCACCTGCAGTCGCCCCGGTCCGTTCTTCCCCGGGACCATCGTCACGGTCGATGTGAGGAGATAGTCGACACCAAGTTCGGAGCCGATCTGTTTCGGCGTTTCCTTCGTGCCGCGGTATTGGTCGCTGCTTGCCTGGGCAGTGATCTGAAAGCTGCCGAGGTTCATCAGCTTGCCGCGCACCTGGTCGGCGATGCCGTCAACGATGAATGCCTGGTCGGCGGTCCCGCGATTTTCGAACGGCAGCACGGCGAGCCGGAGTACGCCTGAGGGCGCAGCCGCCGCCGAGTGTCGGGCGACGAGCTTGTAACCGACGCCGAGCACCACCACGGCTGCTGTTGCAATCGCTCCCAGAGTCCAGCGGGAAACGCGGCGTCCGGGCGCGAGTGGCGCGGCGGGAAGATCACGCGACGCAGCGGACGCATTCGTGAGCGCGTCGGCGAATTGCTGTGACGACTGCCAGCGATCGGCGGGATTCTTGGCGAGGGCCCTTCCCACCACTCCATCGAGCGACGGCGGCAGCCCCTGGCGCGTTGCCGCGAGCGGGCGCGGGTTCTCGGTGAGACTCCGCAACACGATCGCCTGGGCGTTGGGTCCGGTGAACGGCGGCTCGCCGACGAGCATCTCATAGAGGACGCA includes these proteins:
- a CDS encoding protein kinase → MTAPAQTCTNCRTPLPEGALFCLHCGTATPTEAGVLPPTGATAVFEIGRLRAAIAGSYRIERALGEGGMAVVYLAEDLKHHRKVAIKVMRPELGATLGSDRFLREVEIAAGLTHPHILPVFDSGAVRDILYYVMPFVEGESLQQRIQREGQLQADDALRIAREVAEALAYAHERGIVHRDIKPANIMISRGHALVADFGIARAMDTQTSITKTGLAVGTPQYMSPEQASGDTGIDGRTDVYAMGCVLYEMLVGEPPFTGPNAQAIVLRSLTENPRPLAATRQGLPPSLDGVVGRALAKNPADRWQSSQQFADALTNASAASRDLPAAPLAPGRRVSRWTLGAIATAAVVVLGVGYKLVARHSAAAAPSGVLRLAVLPFENRGTADQAFIVDGIADQVRGKLMNLGSFQITAQASSDQYRGTKETPKQIGSELGVDYLLTSTVTMVPGKNGPGRLQVVPELINVKTGAGIWQQTFDADMSDVLGVQAGIATQVAGALGVALGSHEEEQLATRPTQNIGPGRSSSEGRR